One stretch of Deinococcus fonticola DNA includes these proteins:
- a CDS encoding DUF2330 domain-containing protein, with protein MRLTRKTSALLSLALVSQAAAFCGFFVAKADTKLFNRSNQVIIARDGNRSVFTMMNDYQGNVKDFARIVPIPVVPRREDIRIGDPNIIKKLDAYSAPRLVEYFDEDPCLPPMPKAQTTATSAIVEDAAPQQRRADALGVKIEASYQVGEYDVLILSARQQNGLATFLRDEGYRLPAGAEKMLGDYLRGGMKFFVVRVNLERFDQSGGGFLNPIVMTYQSEKFMLPIRLGTLNSPGTEQDLTLYLLSSQGQVETSNYRTAKIPSGQEVPLFVKQDFGKFYRDLFKTTHLREGRDVPLMEYAWNTNWCDPCSTEPPTPAELAEAGVFWRQQNAGAGVKPALPALKIPDTPGKPVYLTRLHVRYTAKTYPQDLHFKVTQNTGNFQGRYVLRHPYTGAAGCEAGRQYRASLPKQREQQAQNLARLTGWDIGDIRKRMQRQ; from the coding sequence ATGCGACTGACCCGCAAAACGTCCGCCCTGTTGTCCCTCGCACTTGTCTCGCAGGCCGCCGCGTTCTGCGGGTTTTTCGTGGCCAAGGCCGACACGAAACTGTTCAACCGCAGCAACCAGGTCATCATTGCGCGGGACGGGAACCGCAGCGTGTTCACCATGATGAACGACTACCAGGGCAACGTGAAGGACTTCGCCCGCATCGTCCCCATTCCCGTGGTGCCCAGACGCGAGGACATCCGCATCGGTGACCCGAACATCATCAAGAAGCTCGACGCCTACAGCGCCCCGCGCCTGGTCGAGTACTTCGACGAAGACCCGTGCCTGCCGCCTATGCCAAAAGCCCAGACCACCGCGACCTCAGCCATTGTCGAGGACGCCGCCCCCCAGCAACGCCGCGCAGACGCGCTGGGCGTGAAGATCGAGGCCAGTTACCAGGTGGGCGAGTACGACGTGCTGATCCTGAGTGCCAGGCAGCAAAACGGTTTGGCGACCTTCCTGCGTGACGAGGGGTACAGGTTGCCGGCCGGGGCGGAAAAAATGCTGGGCGATTACCTGCGCGGAGGCATGAAGTTCTTCGTGGTGCGCGTGAATCTGGAACGCTTCGACCAGTCCGGCGGGGGCTTCCTGAACCCCATCGTCATGACCTACCAGTCCGAGAAATTCATGCTGCCCATTCGGCTGGGCACCCTGAACTCGCCCGGCACCGAGCAGGACCTGACGCTGTACCTGCTCTCGAGCCAGGGCCAGGTGGAAACCAGCAACTACCGCACCGCGAAAATCCCCAGTGGGCAGGAAGTGCCGCTGTTCGTGAAACAGGACTTCGGGAAGTTCTACCGCGACCTCTTCAAAACCACGCACCTGCGCGAGGGCCGCGACGTGCCTCTAATGGAGTACGCCTGGAACACGAACTGGTGCGACCCGTGCAGCACCGAGCCGCCCACCCCGGCGGAACTGGCCGAAGCGGGGGTATTCTGGCGGCAGCAGAACGCGGGCGCCGGGGTGAAGCCCGCCCTGCCGGCCCTGAAGATTCCCGACACGCCCGGCAAGCCCGTGTACCTGACCCGCTTGCACGTGCGTTACACCGCAAAAACGTACCCGCAAGACCTGCACTTCAAGGTCACGCAGAATACCGGCAACTTCCAGGGCCGTTACGTGTTGCGTCACCCTTACACCGGGGCGGCCGGGTGCGAGGCGGGGCGGCAGTACCGCGCCAGCCTCCCGAAACAGCGTGAGCAGCAGGCCCAGAACCTGGCGCGGCTGACCGGCTGGGACATCGGCGACATCCGCAAGAGAATGCAGAGGCAGTGA
- a CDS encoding CPBP family intramembrane glutamic endopeptidase — protein sequence MTTPTPTPPTGPEDPPVQLTPQTRGVRAVDGNRAALLLLVVQNVASALLIRYAGAGLGTALLGSFLITVLLAFLALPGPMRALLADSRWRTPPAWGTALAGFALGFMASRAFALAYLMLVPGAASSVPQFLSKGIDLWVLVLSAGLLIPLAEEVAFRGLMMRGHERAAGFTVAALTSTLAFSIAHGVPASIAGILPLAYVLARIVQHTGSLWNAVIIHALNNTLSVVLGAVLAGNSLGKQNEAMDMLKSEALRLPLAGGALLFGAAVLFVVQQWLTPRPDPQVLDLQMPSAQVSSTRGPWLSAAYVVIVLFGLLAILAGLPAVQAQLTNLRGVLR from the coding sequence ATGACCACCCCGACCCCCACGCCCCCCACCGGGCCGGAAGACCCACCCGTTCAACTGACCCCCCAGACGCGGGGTGTCCGCGCGGTGGACGGCAACCGCGCCGCGCTGCTGCTGCTGGTCGTGCAGAACGTCGCTTCGGCCCTGCTGATCCGGTATGCGGGCGCGGGCCTGGGGACAGCGCTGCTGGGTTCCTTCCTGATCACAGTGCTGCTGGCCTTCCTGGCGCTGCCCGGCCCCATGCGTGCGCTGCTGGCCGATTCGCGCTGGCGCACCCCGCCCGCCTGGGGCACCGCCCTGGCCGGCTTCGCGCTGGGGTTCATGGCCTCGCGCGCCTTCGCACTGGCGTACCTCATGCTGGTGCCGGGCGCCGCCAGCAGCGTGCCGCAATTCCTGAGCAAGGGCATTGACCTGTGGGTGCTGGTGCTGTCGGCGGGGCTGCTGATACCACTGGCCGAGGAAGTGGCCTTCCGCGGCCTGATGATGCGCGGGCACGAACGCGCCGCCGGGTTCACGGTGGCCGCCCTGACCAGCACCCTGGCCTTCTCCATTGCTCACGGGGTGCCGGCCAGCATCGCGGGCATCCTTCCGCTGGCTTACGTGCTGGCCAGGATCGTGCAGCACACCGGCAGCCTGTGGAACGCGGTGATCATTCACGCGCTGAACAACACCCTGTCGGTGGTGCTGGGCGCGGTGCTGGCCGGCAACAGCCTGGGAAAGCAGAACGAAGCGATGGACATGCTGAAAAGCGAGGCCCTGCGCCTCCCGCTGGCGGGCGGTGCCCTGCTGTTCGGCGCGGCGGTGCTGTTCGTGGTGCAGCAGTGGTTGACGCCGAGGCCCGACCCGCAGGTGCTCGACCTACAGATGCCCAGTGCGCAGGTGTCCAGTACCCGGGGCCCGTGGCTCAGCGCCGCCTACGTGGTGATCGTGCTGTTCGGCCTGCTGGCCATTCTGGCGGGCCTTCCCGCTGTGCAGGCGCAACTCACCAACCTGCGCGGCGTCCTGCGCTGA
- a CDS encoding YkvA family protein, with the protein MLDRLKSAASRLKAELLALSYAARDPRTPWYARALALLVLTYALSPIDLIPDFIPVLGYLDDLLLLPAGLWLALRLIPPQVMADARAQASRHPHKLGKSIWGLLLMLLIYAALVVLTWRWWTLR; encoded by the coding sequence ATGCTCGACCGACTGAAAAGCGCGGCCAGCCGCCTGAAAGCCGAGCTGCTGGCGCTCAGTTACGCCGCCCGTGACCCGCGCACGCCCTGGTACGCCCGCGCCCTCGCGCTGCTGGTGCTGACTTACGCCCTGAGTCCCATCGACCTGATTCCCGACTTCATTCCGGTGCTGGGCTATCTGGACGACCTGCTGCTGCTTCCTGCCGGGCTGTGGCTGGCCCTGCGCCTGATCCCCCCGCAGGTCATGGCCGACGCCCGCGCGCAGGCGTCCCGCCACCCCCACAAACTGGGCAAAAGCATCTGGGGACTGCTGCTGATGCTCTTGATCTACGCGGCCCTGGTCGTCCTGACCTGGCGCTGGTGGACACTTCGCTAG
- a CDS encoding DNA-directed RNA polymerase subunit beta', which yields MKDFNKVRIAIASPEKIREWSFGEVEKPETINYRTLKPEREGLFDERIFGPIKDYECACGKYKRQRYEGKVCERCGVEVTSSKVRRYRMGHIDLATPAAHIWYVKDTPSKIGTLLDLSAGQLEKVLYFSSFLVTDPRNAQKDGRPLKRGELLSDDEYRELRFGRQETYTVPNGQEAVVRDGEYVTRGQTLGGNVVSKMDGLAQYRFPRRAEIAYAENVEALLPVPAEMLVEQEAFRAGEILAELEADVQVTAPVDGVVNVLEMGEDSVMLEIRERAEESDEEDAAPFGDVISRVYVPHGMDVSVVYGEIVAAGDVLATAKSGSRLRVSRDSSLSGVTFPKKGDVTVNAHWTRRAEYPINPTMHVLVGDGSPVKKGQKVVGAIDKDEEITAEADGVITLHAPASIIVSKAKVYTYSDEPLVVNGDRVEPGDELADEGGLRSEISGRIEIDLVRKQVRVIESYDFDAKMGAESVKELLDDLNLDELEAELSEQMKDSSRHKRAKARKRLEVTRSFKASGNNPTWMILNTVPVMPPDLRPMVQVDGGRFATSDLNDLYRRLINRNNRLKKLISQGAPDMIIRNEKRMLQEAVDALIDNGRRGSPVTNPGSDRSLRSLTDLLGGKQGRFRQNLLGKRVDYSGRSVIVVGPQLKLHQCGVPKRMALELFKPFLFKVLEEKGEVTNIKQARKMLERYRDTRDSVWDALEEVIEDKVVLLNRAPTLHRLGIQAFEPVLVEGQSIQLHPLVCEAFNADFDGDQMAIHVPLSAQAQAEARIQMLSAHNLLSPANGEPNVKPSRDIVLGIFTLTQLRRDNLGAGSKFADEQEALKAYEDGKLHLNTPIEVNGVETSPGRLLYTFSTPDEAILAVDQGVIDYQDHVRIRLNGEVHETSAGRVTFRRMVQEALGVQGRLVDQLVDLNTVYEKDALKDMVMACFKELGIEATAGLLDGLKDSGFKLSTTSGITIGIDDIVLPPNKPELLAEADAKLSEIEQNYEFGFMTDEERYKQVVQLWNDTTDAVKNAVFENFSQNYPFNPLWIMSASGSRGNPQQIRQLAGMRGLMARPDGSTIEVPIRASFREGLTVLEYFISTHGARKGGADTALRTADSGYLTRKLVDVAHEVVVRDVDCGSTDYTVIPLGATDERTGEWRTRKGSEIETSIYGRTLTSDVELSDGRVIPEGEMLSLEDVKAITRDAKSLQEVFVRTPLNCKVKAGVCQKCYGYDLSQAKPVSMGEAVGVVAAESIGEPGTQLTMRTFHTGGIAGGGDITMGLPRVIELFEARKPKTQAVVADRDGVVRIEDEEERYLVRIDADDEAYSSKTATKIGKALRMIVKDGDRVEAGQALTRGAINPHDLLLYKDTDAAQRYLVEEVQRVYRSQGVKVHDKHIEVIVRQMLRWVEVTDGGDTTLLEGQTVERWEVDGANENLAEGQTPASWKPVLLGITKSSLTTKSWLSAASFQHTTHVLTEASMRGQVDDLIGLKENVILGKLIPAGTGLLTVRDMQVADERTLEKYGEGSTSTDSVTGNQRYDDTRPTNINPSYGD from the coding sequence ATGAAGGACTTTAACAAAGTTCGTATCGCCATCGCCAGTCCGGAGAAAATCCGCGAGTGGAGCTTTGGCGAAGTTGAGAAACCGGAAACCATCAACTACCGCACGCTGAAGCCGGAGCGCGAGGGTCTCTTCGACGAGCGCATCTTCGGGCCGATCAAGGACTACGAGTGCGCTTGCGGGAAGTACAAGCGTCAGCGGTATGAAGGCAAAGTCTGTGAACGCTGCGGCGTTGAGGTGACGAGCAGCAAGGTGCGCCGTTACCGTATGGGCCACATCGACCTGGCGACGCCTGCCGCGCACATCTGGTACGTGAAGGACACGCCCAGCAAAATCGGCACGCTGCTCGACCTCTCGGCCGGACAGCTGGAAAAGGTGCTGTACTTCAGCTCCTTCCTGGTGACCGATCCGCGCAATGCCCAGAAGGACGGGCGCCCGCTGAAGCGCGGCGAACTGCTCTCGGACGACGAGTACCGTGAACTGCGTTTCGGGCGGCAGGAGACGTACACTGTTCCGAACGGTCAGGAAGCCGTCGTGCGTGACGGTGAGTACGTCACCCGTGGTCAGACGCTGGGCGGCAACGTGGTCAGCAAGATGGACGGTCTGGCGCAGTACCGTTTCCCGCGCCGCGCCGAGATCGCTTACGCCGAGAACGTCGAGGCCCTGCTGCCCGTGCCCGCCGAGATGCTGGTCGAGCAGGAGGCCTTCCGCGCCGGAGAAATCCTGGCCGAACTGGAAGCCGACGTGCAGGTCACCGCGCCGGTGGACGGTGTGGTGAACGTGCTGGAGATGGGCGAGGACAGCGTCATGCTGGAAATCCGTGAACGCGCGGAAGAAAGCGATGAAGAGGACGCCGCACCCTTTGGTGACGTGATCTCGCGCGTGTACGTGCCTCACGGCATGGACGTGAGCGTCGTCTACGGTGAAATCGTGGCGGCGGGCGACGTGCTGGCGACGGCCAAGAGCGGCAGCCGCCTGCGCGTGAGCCGCGACAGCAGCCTGTCGGGCGTCACTTTCCCCAAGAAGGGCGACGTGACCGTAAACGCCCACTGGACGCGCCGCGCCGAGTACCCCATCAACCCCACCATGCACGTGCTGGTCGGCGACGGCAGCCCCGTGAAGAAAGGCCAGAAAGTCGTGGGGGCCATCGACAAGGACGAAGAAATCACTGCCGAGGCCGACGGGGTCATCACGCTGCACGCGCCTGCCAGCATCATCGTGAGCAAAGCGAAAGTGTACACCTACAGCGACGAGCCCCTGGTGGTGAACGGTGACCGCGTCGAACCCGGTGACGAACTGGCCGACGAGGGAGGGTTGCGCAGCGAGATCTCGGGCCGCATCGAGATTGACCTGGTGCGCAAGCAGGTGCGCGTGATCGAGTCCTACGACTTCGACGCCAAGATGGGCGCCGAGTCCGTGAAGGAACTGCTCGACGACCTGAACCTGGACGAGCTGGAAGCGGAACTGTCCGAGCAGATGAAGGACTCTTCGCGCCACAAACGCGCCAAGGCCCGCAAACGGCTGGAAGTGACCCGCAGCTTCAAGGCCAGCGGCAACAACCCCACCTGGATGATCCTGAATACCGTTCCGGTGATGCCGCCAGACCTGCGCCCGATGGTGCAGGTGGACGGCGGACGTTTCGCCACGTCCGACCTGAACGACCTGTACCGCCGCCTGATCAACCGCAACAACCGCCTCAAGAAACTGATCTCGCAGGGCGCGCCGGACATGATCATCCGCAACGAGAAGCGCATGCTTCAGGAAGCGGTGGACGCCCTGATCGACAACGGCCGCCGCGGCAGCCCTGTGACTAACCCCGGTTCCGACCGCAGCCTGCGCAGCCTGACCGACCTGCTGGGCGGCAAACAGGGCCGTTTCCGCCAGAACCTGCTGGGCAAGCGCGTGGACTACTCCGGCCGCTCGGTGATCGTGGTCGGCCCGCAGCTGAAGCTGCACCAGTGCGGTGTGCCCAAGCGCATGGCGCTGGAGCTGTTCAAACCGTTCCTGTTCAAGGTGCTCGAAGAGAAGGGCGAAGTCACCAACATCAAGCAGGCCCGCAAGATGCTCGAACGCTACCGCGACACCCGTGACAGCGTGTGGGACGCGCTGGAAGAGGTCATCGAGGACAAGGTCGTGCTGCTGAACCGCGCGCCGACCCTGCACCGACTGGGCATCCAGGCCTTCGAGCCGGTGCTGGTGGAAGGCCAGAGCATCCAGCTGCACCCGCTGGTCTGTGAAGCCTTCAACGCTGACTTTGACGGTGACCAGATGGCGATTCACGTGCCGCTGAGCGCCCAGGCGCAGGCCGAAGCCCGCATTCAGATGCTGTCGGCCCACAACCTGCTCTCGCCCGCCAACGGCGAGCCGAACGTGAAACCCAGCCGTGACATCGTGCTTGGCATCTTCACCCTGACCCAGCTGCGCAGGGACAACCTGGGCGCGGGCAGCAAGTTCGCGGACGAGCAGGAAGCCCTGAAGGCCTACGAGGACGGCAAGCTCCACCTGAACACCCCGATTGAGGTGAACGGCGTGGAAACCAGCCCGGGCCGCCTGCTGTACACCTTCTCCACGCCCGACGAAGCGATTCTGGCGGTGGATCAGGGCGTCATCGACTACCAGGATCACGTGCGCATTCGCCTGAACGGCGAGGTTCACGAAACCAGCGCCGGGCGCGTCACCTTCCGCCGCATGGTGCAGGAAGCGCTGGGCGTGCAGGGTCGCCTGGTCGATCAACTGGTCGACCTGAACACGGTGTACGAGAAAGACGCCCTGAAGGACATGGTCATGGCCTGCTTCAAGGAACTGGGCATCGAGGCCACCGCCGGTCTGCTCGACGGCCTGAAGGACAGCGGCTTCAAACTGTCCACCACCTCGGGCATCACCATCGGTATCGACGACATCGTGCTGCCGCCCAACAAGCCCGAACTGCTGGCCGAAGCCGACGCGAAACTCTCCGAGATCGAGCAGAACTACGAGTTCGGCTTCATGACTGATGAGGAACGCTACAAGCAGGTCGTGCAACTCTGGAACGACACGACGGACGCCGTGAAGAACGCTGTGTTCGAGAACTTCAGCCAGAACTACCCCTTCAACCCCCTGTGGATCATGTCCGCTTCGGGATCGCGCGGGAACCCGCAGCAGATCCGTCAGCTGGCCGGGATGCGCGGCCTGATGGCCCGCCCCGACGGCAGCACCATCGAAGTGCCGATTCGCGCCAGCTTCCGTGAAGGGCTGACCGTGCTGGAGTACTTCATCTCGACCCACGGGGCGCGTAAAGGTGGGGCCGACACCGCTCTGCGTACCGCCGACTCCGGTTACCTCACCCGTAAACTGGTGGACGTGGCCCACGAAGTCGTGGTGCGCGACGTGGACTGCGGCAGCACCGATTACACCGTGATTCCGCTGGGCGCCACCGACGAGCGCACCGGCGAATGGCGCACCCGCAAGGGCAGCGAAATCGAGACCAGCATCTACGGCCGCACCCTGACCAGCGACGTGGAACTGAGCGACGGCCGCGTGATTCCCGAAGGCGAGATGCTCTCGCTGGAAGACGTGAAAGCGATTACCAGGGACGCCAAGAGCCTTCAGGAAGTATTCGTCCGCACACCGCTGAACTGCAAGGTCAAGGCGGGCGTGTGCCAGAAGTGCTACGGGTACGACCTCTCGCAGGCCAAACCCGTCAGCATGGGCGAAGCGGTGGGCGTCGTGGCCGCCGAATCCATCGGTGAACCCGGCACGCAGCTCACCATGCGTACCTTCCACACCGGCGGGATCGCCGGCGGCGGCGACATCACCATGGGTCTGCCCCGCGTGATCGAATTGTTCGAGGCCCGCAAGCCCAAGACCCAGGCCGTGGTCGCCGACCGTGACGGCGTGGTTCGCATCGAGGACGAGGAAGAACGCTACCTGGTGCGCATCGACGCCGACGACGAGGCGTACTCCAGCAAGACCGCCACCAAGATCGGCAAGGCGCTGCGCATGATCGTGAAGGATGGCGACCGCGTGGAAGCCGGGCAGGCCCTCACGCGCGGCGCGATCAACCCCCACGACCTGCTGCTGTACAAGGACACCGACGCCGCCCAGCGTTACCTGGTCGAGGAAGTGCAGCGCGTGTACCGCTCGCAGGGCGTGAAGGTTCACGACAAGCACATCGAAGTGATCGTGCGCCAGATGCTGCGCTGGGTCGAAGTCACCGACGGCGGTGACACCACGCTGCTGGAAGGGCAGACCGTCGAGCGCTGGGAAGTCGACGGGGCCAACGAGAACCTCGCCGAAGGCCAGACCCCGGCCAGCTGGAAGCCTGTGCTGCTCGGCATCACCAAGAGCAGCCTGACCACCAAGTCGTGGCTCTCGGCCGCCAGCTTCCAGCACACCACCCACGTGCTGACCGAAGCCAGCATGCGCGGCCAGGTGGACGACCTGATCGGCCTCAAGGAAAACGTGATCCTCGGGAAACTGATTCCCGCCGGCACGGGCCTGCTGACCGTACGCGACATGCAGGTGGCCGACGAACGCACCCTGGAAAAATACGGCGAAGGCAGCACCAGCACCGACTCCGTTACCGGGAACCAGCGTTACGACGACACCCGCCCCACCAACATCAACCCCAGCTACGGCGACTGA
- a CDS encoding DNA-directed RNA polymerase subunit beta, translated as MTQKTPPRIERFGEIKEVINLPELTEVQVNSFRAFLQADRAPDQRDNVGLESAFREVFPIDETEKGRSTGLVLDYLEYRLGEPPYSPEECREKDLTYQAPMYAKLQLIHKDSGLIKEDQVFLGDLPLMTEDGSFVINGADRVVISQIHRSPGVYFTSSYKGIKKLYTAAIIPMPKRGPWIELEFAGGILEMKVNKRKFPVAMLLRVLGYDDASLRALFTEFEPEGAELPEDKSAGMGADEALLRLFTVLRPGDPPKRDKAIQYLYGLLADPRRYDLGEPGRFKMNRKLGVESDARTLLTYINGRFYDEGLITTIRYLLGLTNQDASYGAKVDSAISASFDFWITREVLSSEKSIANLISDLQAAVKGGESARTTDDALRKYIASNNIKEKLEKAFDSWYEGFVKTLSDGGQATMSKSEFQSNRQIYKERVVNSVYRLLDNVAAVGSDNQFNEDDIDHLGNRRVRTVGELLADQLRVGMGRMARGVRERMLLGNPDAATPTKLVNNRPIVAAMREFFGRSQLSQFKDQTNPLSDLRHKRRISALGPGGLTRERAGFDVRDVHRTHYGRICPIETPEGANIGLISSLASYSKVNDLGFIMAPYRKVENGVVSENVEYMTADIEDRYTIAQANSPLNDDNTFGEERVLARRKGDPLLYHPEEVEYMDVSPKQIVSINTSLIPFLEHDDANRALMGSNMQSQAVPLVRADSPAVGTGVERRVVTDSGTSVVSDVNGRVTYVDARAIQITLTEDAPDVNLNKGNVRTFELVRFTRSNQGTNLDQHPIVKTGDEVKAGQVIADGPASDFGRLALGHNITIAIMPFDGFNFEDAICINEGLVRQDFYTSVHIEKDEIEARDTKLGPEKITRDIPGLSEAALRDLDEDGIVRVGAEVKPGDILVGKTSFKGESEPTPEERLLRSIFGEKAREVKDTSLRVQSGQGGIVVKTVRFRRGDEGVDLKPGVREMVRVYVAQKRQLQVGDKVANRHGNKGVVSKIMAPEDMPYLEDGTPVDIVFNPLGVPSRMNLGQILETHLGEVARLTGQKFETPVFDSVTEATIKEMLEVAAAERLQKRKDEGFELDKREIEVLERGAKLGVIDPPQGDYEKAQMQLSRTGKSILFDGRTGEPISGPVVVGIMYVMKLYHMVEDKLHARSTGPYSLITQQPLGGKAQFGGQRFGEMEVWALEAYGAAHVLQEMLTIKSDDIDGRDAAYQSIVKGEEVSGSTIPESFKVLVKELHSLGLDVEVLDQNDRNVDIFEGMMPKR; from the coding sequence ATGACGCAGAAAACTCCCCCCCGTATCGAGCGATTCGGCGAAATCAAGGAAGTCATCAATCTTCCAGAGCTGACGGAAGTGCAGGTGAACTCCTTCCGGGCGTTCCTTCAGGCCGACCGGGCCCCGGATCAGCGGGACAATGTCGGTCTGGAAAGTGCCTTCCGTGAAGTGTTTCCCATCGACGAGACCGAAAAAGGCCGCAGCACGGGCCTGGTGCTGGACTACCTGGAGTACCGCCTGGGCGAGCCGCCCTACAGCCCCGAGGAGTGCCGCGAGAAGGACCTGACCTACCAGGCGCCGATGTACGCCAAACTGCAACTGATTCATAAGGACAGCGGCCTGATCAAGGAAGACCAGGTGTTCTTGGGCGACCTGCCGCTGATGACCGAGGACGGCAGCTTCGTGATCAACGGGGCCGACCGCGTGGTGATCTCGCAGATTCACCGCAGCCCCGGCGTGTACTTCACCAGCTCCTACAAGGGCATCAAGAAGCTGTACACCGCCGCGATTATCCCGATGCCCAAGCGCGGTCCCTGGATCGAACTGGAGTTCGCGGGCGGCATCCTGGAAATGAAGGTCAACAAGCGCAAGTTCCCGGTGGCGATGCTGCTGCGCGTGCTGGGTTACGACGACGCCAGCCTGCGCGCGCTGTTCACCGAGTTCGAGCCCGAAGGCGCCGAGCTGCCCGAGGACAAGAGCGCGGGCATGGGCGCCGACGAGGCCCTGCTGCGCCTGTTCACGGTGCTGCGCCCCGGCGACCCCCCGAAGCGTGACAAGGCCATTCAGTACCTGTACGGCCTGCTGGCCGACCCGCGCCGCTACGATCTGGGCGAGCCGGGCCGCTTCAAGATGAACCGCAAGCTGGGCGTTGAGTCAGATGCCAGGACATTACTAACCTATATCAATGGGCGCTTTTACGACGAAGGCTTAATTACAACAATCAGATATCTTTTAGGTCTTACCAACCAAGATGCATCTTATGGGGCTAAGGTTGACAGCGCAATCAGTGCATCCTTTGATTTTTGGATTACGCGAGAAGTTCTTTCCTCAGAGAAGTCCATTGCAAATCTGATTAGTGATTTACAGGCTGCCGTCAAAGGCGGCGAATCAGCTAGAACGACCGATGATGCCTTAAGAAAATACATAGCCTCAAATAATATTAAGGAAAAGCTAGAAAAGGCGTTTGATAGCTGGTACGAAGGCTTCGTCAAGACCCTTAGTGATGGGGGTCAGGCAACAATGTCTAAATCGGAATTTCAAAGCAACAGACAAATCTATAAAGAACGTGTTGTAAATAGCGTGTACCGACTTTTGGACAATGTCGCCGCTGTTGGTTCTGACAATCAATTTAATGAGGACGACATCGACCACCTCGGCAACCGCCGCGTGCGCACCGTGGGCGAACTGCTGGCCGACCAGCTGCGCGTGGGCATGGGCCGCATGGCGCGTGGTGTGCGTGAGCGCATGCTGCTGGGCAACCCCGACGCCGCGACCCCCACCAAACTGGTGAACAACCGCCCGATCGTGGCGGCCATGCGTGAGTTCTTCGGACGCTCGCAGCTCTCGCAGTTCAAGGATCAGACCAACCCACTGTCGGATCTGCGCCATAAACGCCGTATCTCCGCGCTGGGGCCGGGCGGCCTGACCCGTGAACGCGCCGGTTTCGACGTGCGCGACGTGCACCGTACCCACTACGGGCGCATCTGCCCCATCGAGACGCCGGAAGGCGCGAACATCGGTCTGATTTCCTCGCTGGCCAGTTACTCCAAGGTGAACGACCTGGGCTTCATCATGGCGCCGTACCGCAAGGTGGAAAATGGCGTGGTCTCCGAGAACGTCGAGTACATGACGGCCGATATCGAAGACCGTTACACCATCGCCCAGGCCAACAGCCCGCTGAACGACGACAACACTTTCGGTGAGGAGCGCGTCCTGGCCCGCCGCAAGGGTGACCCGCTGCTGTACCACCCGGAAGAAGTCGAGTACATGGACGTCAGCCCGAAGCAGATCGTCTCGATCAACACTTCTCTGATTCCGTTCCTGGAGCACGACGACGCCAACCGCGCGCTGATGGGATCGAACATGCAGTCGCAGGCCGTGCCGCTGGTGCGCGCCGACAGCCCCGCCGTGGGCACCGGCGTCGAGCGCCGCGTGGTGACCGACTCCGGCACCAGCGTGGTCAGCGACGTGAATGGCCGCGTGACGTACGTGGACGCCCGCGCCATCCAGATCACCCTGACCGAGGACGCGCCCGACGTGAACCTGAACAAGGGCAACGTCCGCACCTTCGAGCTGGTGCGCTTCACCCGCAGCAACCAGGGCACCAACCTCGACCAGCACCCGATCGTCAAGACCGGGGATGAAGTCAAGGCCGGTCAGGTCATCGCCGACGGCCCTGCCAGCGACTTTGGCCGCCTGGCGCTGGGGCACAACATCACCATCGCCATCATGCCCTTCGACGGCTTCAACTTCGAGGACGCCATCTGCATCAACGAGGGCCTGGTGCGCCAGGACTTCTACACCAGCGTCCACATCGAGAAAGACGAGATCGAGGCCCGTGACACCAAGCTGGGGCCGGAAAAGATCACCCGCGACATCCCCGGTCTGTCTGAGGCCGCGCTGCGCGACCTCGACGAGGACGGCATCGTGCGCGTGGGCGCGGAAGTCAAGCCCGGCGATATTCTGGTCGGCAAGACCAGCTTCAAAGGCGAGAGCGAACCCACGCCCGAAGAACGCCTGCTGAGAAGCATCTTCGGTGAGAAGGCCCGCGAGGTGAAGGACACCTCGCTGCGCGTGCAGTCCGGTCAGGGCGGCATCGTGGTGAAGACCGTGCGCTTCCGCCGCGGCGACGAAGGCGTGGACCTGAAGCCCGGCGTGCGTGAAATGGTGCGCGTGTACGTGGCCCAGAAACGCCAGTTGCAGGTGGGTGACAAGGTCGCCAACCGCCACGGCAACAAGGGCGTCGTCTCCAAGATCATGGCCCCCGAGGACATGCCCTACCTGGAAGACGGCACGCCCGTGGACATCGTGTTCAACCCGCTGGGTGTGCCCTCGCGCATGAACCTGGGCCAGATTCTGGAAACCCACCTGGGCGAAGTGGCCCGCCTGACGGGTCAGAAATTCGAGACCCCGGTGTTCGACTCCGTGACCGAGGCGACCATCAAGGAAATGTTGGAAGTCGCCGCCGCCGAACGCCTCCAGAAGCGCAAGGACGAGGGCTTCGAACTCGACAAGCGCGAAATCGAGGTGCTGGAACGCGGCGCGAAACTGGGCGTCATCGACCCGCCGCAGGGCGATTACGAAAAAGCTCAGATGCAACTGAGCCGCACCGGCAAGAGCATCCTGTTCGACGGACGCACCGGCGAACCCATCAGCGGCCCTGTGGTGGTCGGCATCATGTACGTCATGAAGCTCTACCACATGGTGGAAGACAAGCTGCACGCCCGCTCCACCGGCCCCTACAGCCTGATTACCCAGCAGCCCCTCGGCGGGAAGGCCCAGTTCGGCGGACAACGCTTCGGCGAAATGGAAGTGTGGGCGCTCGAAGCCTACGGCGCAGCGCACGTGCTTCAGGAAATGCTGACCATCAAATCCGACGACATCGACGGACGCGACGCCGCCTACCAGAGCATCGTCAAAGGCGAAGAAGTCTCCGGCAGCACCATCCCCGAATCCTTCAAGGTGCTGGTCAAAGAGCTGCACTCCCTCGGCCTGGACGTGGAAGTCCTCGACCAGAACGACCGGAACGTGGACATCTTTGAAGGCATGATGCCGAAACGGTAA